The following nucleotide sequence is from bacterium.
CATGGTGCCCAACCACACCGGCCTCGACGGGCGCTGGGTCGTCGAGCGGCCCGACCTGTTCCTGGGCCTCGACCACCCGCCCTACCCCGCCTATTCCTTCACCGGCGAGGACCTTTCGTCCGACCCGCGCGCGGCCATCCACCTGGAGGACCACTACGCCGACCACAGCGACGCCGCGATCGTCTTCCGCCGGACCGACCGCGCCACCGGCCGCGCCCGCTACATCTACCACGGCAACGACGGCACCAGCATGCCGTGGAACGACACCGCGCAGATCGACTACCTGAACCCCGCGGCGCGCGAGGCCGTGATCCAGGAAGTGCTGGCCGTGGCGCGGCGCTTCCCCGTGATCCGCTTCGACGCCGCCATGGTGCTGGCCCGCCGCCACGTGCGCCGCCTCTGGTACCCGGCGCCCGGCGAGGGCAGCGACATCCCCGGACGCGCGGCGCATGCCATGTCGCAGGAGGCGTTCGACGCGGCCATGCCGCGGGAGTTCTGGCGCGAGGTCGTGGACCGCGTGGCGCAGGAGGCGCCCGACACGCTGCTGCTGGCCGAGGCCTTCTGGCTGATGGAGGGCTACTTCGTGCGCACGCTGGGCATGCACCGCGTCTACAACAGCGCCTTCATGCACATGCTGCGCGACCGCGACAACGCCAAGTACCGCCGCTCCCTCAAGAACGTGCTGGCCTACGACCCGGCCATCCTGCAGCGCTTCGTCAACTTCATGAGCAACCCCGACGAGGCCACCGCCGAGAGCCAGTTCGGCAAGGGGGAGCACTACTTCGGCGTGTGCGCGCTGATGGCGACGCTGCCGGGGCTGCCGCTGCTCGCGCACGGCCAGTTCGAGGGCTACACCGAGAAGTACGGCATGGAGTACGCGCGGGCCTACCGCGACGAGACGCCCGACGAGGGCTTCCTGGCGCACCAGGCGACGATGATCTTCCCGCTGCTGCGCGAGCGGGCGCTGTTCGCGGGCGCCGACCTGTTCCGGCTGTTCGACCTGGTCGACGACGACGGCGAGGCGCAGGAGGACGTCTTCGCCCACGTGAACGGGCGCGACGGACGGCGCTGCCTCGTCCTCTACAACAACGGGCCGGCGACGCTCACCGGGACCCTGCTGCGCTCGGCGCCCTGCCGCAACGCCCGCGGCGACCTGCGGACCGGCACCCTGGCCGAGGCCCTGGCGCTGCCCGACGCGGGAACGGGCGTGCTGCGCCTGCGCGACCCGCGCACCGGCTTCACGCAGGAAGCCCCGCTCGCCGACGTGCGCGAGCGGGGCCTGCGGGTCACCCTCGCCCCGTTCGAGTGCCGGGTCCTGCTCGACCCGGTCGTCACGG
It contains:
- a CDS encoding alpha-amylase family glycosyl hydrolase; this translates as MPDRIRLRDLLPPCVLGEPNGLAAAGDDLLHADPARALGAAHDVAARLNETRRAAGGPWIHAGQIQALVLLTAAAAVLLRRFAADRDPGLWRAARRWLEDDLGRDTVAALRQALDTRARPPAAGGPDLPDLPAGVDADADWLLPLLLLGLAGGNRALDPVRDLIDDAPLRARPGYARAWPSLLAYLGRLPAFDAHVDSLAELLVLPQRLAPDDLLAQLLRAHEAWSPWLGDGAPPLLLAAGVLHEERRARFEGAGAAPEISFAETAAPVAGAPAATRDEEHEAVRYSHDREWMPSLVLLAKNTHVWLHQLARRYGRPVARLDQVPDEELDEIASRGVTGLWLIGIWQRSRASRTIKQRRGNPEALASAYALDEYRVADDLGGEEALADLRRRAEARGVRLAGDMVPNHTGLDGRWVVERPDLFLGLDHPPYPAYSFTGEDLSSDPRAAIHLEDHYADHSDAAIVFRRTDRATGRARYIYHGNDGTSMPWNDTAQIDYLNPAAREAVIQEVLAVARRFPVIRFDAAMVLARRHVRRLWYPAPGEGSDIPGRAAHAMSQEAFDAAMPREFWREVVDRVAQEAPDTLLLAEAFWLMEGYFVRTLGMHRVYNSAFMHMLRDRDNAKYRRSLKNVLAYDPAILQRFVNFMSNPDEATAESQFGKGEHYFGVCALMATLPGLPLLAHGQFEGYTEKYGMEYARAYRDETPDEGFLAHQATMIFPLLRERALFAGADLFRLFDLVDDDGEAQEDVFAHVNGRDGRRCLVLYNNGPATLTGTLLRSAPCRNARGDLRTGTLAEALALPDAGTGVLRLRDPRTGFTQEAPLADVRERGLRVTLAPFECRVLLDPVVTGRN